One genomic segment of Verrucomicrobiia bacterium includes these proteins:
- a CDS encoding sigma-70 family RNA polymerase sigma factor, which produces MPMENAADSELVVKAKAGNENAFRQLVVRYQKRIFYLAYRMTKDKDAADDLAQETFIRTYQALGRFKENYPFYTYIYRICMNLSINYHRRQKLTLYESRTENWEQMLENQGIFPESISTAEEKTLSKLEAEIDRLSPEYKAVVVLKFYENQSCEEIAKTLEIPLGTVLSRLSRARQKLAQALTKKEAADEV; this is translated from the coding sequence ATGCCGATGGAGAACGCTGCGGACAGCGAACTGGTTGTCAAGGCCAAAGCCGGAAATGAGAATGCCTTTCGGCAGTTGGTGGTTCGCTACCAAAAAAGAATTTTCTATCTGGCGTATCGAATGACCAAGGACAAGGATGCCGCCGATGACTTGGCCCAAGAAACCTTTATCCGCACCTACCAGGCGCTCGGACGATTTAAGGAGAATTATCCGTTTTACACCTATATCTACCGGATTTGTATGAACCTTTCGATTAATTACCACCGCCGGCAAAAGCTGACTTTGTACGAAAGCCGCACGGAAAACTGGGAACAGATGCTGGAAAATCAGGGGATTTTCCCGGAATCCATTTCCACGGCGGAGGAAAAGACCTTAAGCAAGCTGGAAGCGGAAATCGACCGGCTTTCACCGGAATACAAGGCGGTGGTGGTTTTGAAGTTTTACGAAAACCAAAGCTGCGAGGAGATTGCCAAAACACTGGAAATCCCCTTGGGGACGGTTCTTTCCCGTCTTTCGCGGGCAAGGCAAAAGCTGGCGCAGGCCCTGACCAAAAAGGAGGCGGCCGATGAAGTGTAA
- a CDS encoding M20/M25/M40 family metallo-hydrolase: MKRPSTRIWKLTAASLILASSLVWAHGDPVSTINEDDIIRHIRVLASDSLEGRRSGEPGCAKAANYIESEFKRIGLLPGGVSGTYRQSFDVVAASELGEKNYLKIDGQDLPIREKWMPLSYTQTGEAKGKLVFAGFGITASDFGYDDYTGLDVKGKIVLVMKYGPEGEDPQNRYNRYFALRYKAMNAREHGALGVLVVATEDTFKYDAVSRLRHDWAPGDAGILVAGIDLAAANSIVEKGGKGALDKIAIGIAHSSKPNSFELPIEVEFATAVKKRLTKTDNVIGMLPGNDPKVGSEVVVIGAHYDHLGKGGPESLSPKEEGEVHHGADDNASGTAGLLELAEAFAAQKNFLKRTVCFTAFSGEEEGTLGSSYFTKNPTFPFEKITAMVNMDMIGRMKDSTIIVQGAGTSPIWKELVGEVNKEIGLKVKFTDDGYGPSDHSPFYAKEKPVLFFFSGTHTDYHKPSDTWDKINTVGEKQILQLAYRTVDKIQGLDAAPTYVRTKGDSTRMGGGSGELRAYLGTIPDYSEELVGVKLSGVREGSPAEKAGIKGGDVIVRFGAKEIRNIYDYTYALGAHKPGETVAIGLMRDGKPLTVSVLLERRR; encoded by the coding sequence ATGAAAAGACCATCCACTCGAATTTGGAAGTTGACAGCTGCCTCCCTCATACTTGCCAGTTCGCTCGTATGGGCACACGGCGACCCGGTTTCCACCATCAATGAAGACGACATCATCCGCCATATCAGGGTCCTGGCTTCTGATTCTCTCGAAGGCCGCCGCTCCGGCGAGCCGGGCTGTGCCAAAGCCGCCAACTACATCGAGTCCGAATTCAAACGGATCGGTCTTTTGCCCGGCGGAGTCAGCGGCACCTATCGCCAATCCTTTGATGTGGTTGCCGCCTCCGAACTCGGGGAGAAGAACTATTTGAAAATCGACGGTCAAGATTTACCCATCCGCGAGAAATGGATGCCCTTGTCCTATACCCAGACCGGCGAGGCCAAAGGAAAGCTTGTTTTTGCTGGATTCGGGATAACGGCATCCGACTTCGGGTACGACGACTACACTGGGTTGGATGTAAAAGGGAAAATCGTTTTGGTTATGAAATACGGGCCGGAAGGGGAAGATCCACAAAACCGCTACAACCGCTATTTCGCGCTCCGCTACAAAGCGATGAATGCCCGCGAGCACGGCGCTTTGGGCGTGCTCGTGGTCGCCACAGAGGACACCTTCAAATACGATGCCGTCTCCCGGCTGCGCCACGACTGGGCGCCGGGGGATGCCGGCATTTTGGTAGCAGGGATTGATTTGGCGGCCGCCAATTCCATCGTCGAAAAGGGAGGGAAGGGAGCTCTGGACAAAATCGCCATCGGCATTGCCCACAGTTCCAAACCGAATTCGTTTGAGCTGCCAATCGAAGTGGAATTTGCCACGGCCGTCAAAAAACGGCTGACCAAAACGGACAACGTCATCGGCATGCTTCCCGGCAACGACCCCAAGGTGGGGAGCGAGGTGGTGGTAATCGGCGCGCACTACGACCATTTAGGCAAAGGGGGGCCGGAGAGCTTGTCCCCCAAGGAGGAAGGGGAAGTCCATCACGGTGCCGATGACAACGCCTCCGGAACGGCCGGGCTTCTGGAACTGGCGGAGGCGTTTGCCGCTCAAAAGAACTTCTTGAAACGCACCGTTTGTTTCACCGCCTTCTCCGGCGAGGAAGAAGGGACCTTGGGCTCCAGCTATTTCACCAAAAACCCGACCTTTCCGTTTGAAAAAATCACGGCGATGGTCAATATGGATATGATTGGCAGGATGAAAGATTCTACAATCATTGTTCAAGGCGCCGGCACCTCCCCGATCTGGAAGGAATTGGTTGGCGAGGTGAACAAAGAGATTGGTTTGAAAGTCAAATTCACCGACGACGGCTACGGCCCTTCCGATCATTCCCCCTTTTACGCCAAGGAAAAACCGGTTTTGTTTTTCTTCTCCGGCACGCACACCGATTACCACAAACCGTCGGACACCTGGGATAAAATCAATACGGTCGGAGAGAAGCAGATTTTGCAGTTGGCCTACCGCACCGTTGACAAAATTCAGGGCTTGGACGCGGCACCAACGTACGTTCGCACCAAAGGGGACAGCACCCGCATGGGCGGGGGAAGCGGGGAACTGCGGGCCTATTTGGGTACCATCCCGGATTATTCGGAAGAACTGGTCGGCGTCAAGCTCTCCGGTGTGCGGGAGGGTTCGCCGGCGGAAAAGGCCGGCATCAAAGGGGGTGATGTCATCGTCCGCTTCGGCGCCAAGGAAATCCGCAATATCTACGACTATACCTATGCCTTGGGAGCCCACAAACCAGGGGAAACCGTCGCCATCGGTCTTATGCGGGACGGCAAACCGCTCACCGTTTCAGTTCTTCTCGAGCGGCGAAGATAA
- a CDS encoding YceI family protein — protein MRRVASILIAVLFLFQLTAAAPVKFLLSGRDGRNVIKFISKAPLETIEGKTGQIDGTVEVDLADAGSASGQFEVDLTTVKTGIDMRDQHMREGYLHTDSFPKATFKIVKVTKASPKQLADGQPAEIEAQGELTIHGVTKPVTVSGTVTYLKESEATQARLPGDLLHIDVGTTILLSDFKVERPQFVLMKVSDKVELRVDVFATTRYPEPKPEQKKQ, from the coding sequence GACCGCTGCCGCGCCGGTGAAGTTTTTGCTTTCCGGGCGGGACGGGCGGAACGTCATCAAATTTATCTCCAAAGCGCCCCTCGAAACCATCGAGGGAAAAACCGGCCAGATTGACGGTACAGTGGAAGTCGATTTGGCGGACGCCGGCTCCGCCTCCGGGCAGTTCGAAGTGGATTTGACCACGGTGAAGACCGGTATCGACATGCGGGACCAGCATATGCGCGAAGGGTATCTGCATACGGACAGCTTCCCGAAGGCGACCTTCAAAATCGTAAAGGTGACCAAAGCCAGCCCGAAGCAGCTGGCGGACGGCCAGCCGGCGGAAATCGAGGCCCAGGGGGAACTGACCATCCACGGCGTTACCAAGCCGGTTACCGTTTCCGGCACTGTTACTTACCTAAAGGAAAGCGAGGCGACCCAAGCCCGGCTGCCGGGTGATTTGCTGCACATCGACGTCGGCACGACGATTCTTTTGTCCGATTTCAAGGTGGAGCGCCCTCAGTTCGTGTTAATGAAAGTCAGTGACAAAGTGGAACTGCGAGTGGACGTTTTCGCCACCACCCGCTACCCGGAGCCGAAGCCAGAGCAGAAAAAGCAGTAA